Below is a genomic region from Enterobacter hormaechei subsp. xiangfangensis.
GCGGCAGGCGCGTCCCATGCGGGAGTAGCGGATGAACAGGGTCAGGGCCAGCATGGCAATAAATGTCACAACCCAGATTACCAGCTGCATGGTGGTGACAGAGGCGGAGAAGTTTTCGCTGGCCCCCACAATCCACTGGCCGTTAAACAGGCTTGGCAGCGCCACGTCGCGTGAACCTTCAGTCAGGCTGACGTAGTTTTGCAGGAAAATGGACATCCCTATGGCGGAGATCAGCGCGATCAGGCGCTTGGAGCTGCGCACCGGTCGGTAGGCTACCCGTTCGATACTCCAGCCGTAGGCGCTGGCGATCACAATCGCGCCGACAAACCCGGCGGCTACCAGCAGCCAGCTGCTGTCGATGCCCATCATCATCAGCGCGGCGATGATCATAAAGGAGACGTAGCTACCGATCATGTACACCTCGCCGTGGGCGAAGTTAATCATGCCGATAATGCCGTAAACCATCGTGTAGCCGATGGCGATCAGCGCGTAAGTGCTTCCCAGCGTGACGCCGTTAAACATCTGCTGCAAAAAGTAGAGAAACTGCTCGGACATATGCAAACCTTTTTATACCCGCCCGGTGAGCCGGGCGGTGGGATGATTATCTGGCGACCGAGGACGAACCGTCGGCGTGCCACTTAAAGACACCAAATTCAAATCCCTTCAGATCGCCTTTCTCATCCCAGTTCAGCGGCCCAATCACGGTGTTCGCCCCGTGCGCTTTTAAATCTTTCACCAGATCCAGCGGTTCTTTGCTGCCGGTACGGTCCAGCGCGGTGGCCAGAGACTGTACGGCCGCGTAGGTGATCCAGACGTACGGACCACTCGGATCTTTCTTCTGCGCCTTGAGCGCATCCACGATAGTCTTATTCGCCGGATCCTGGTCATAGCGTTTTGGCATCGTCACCAGCATGCCTTCGGCAGAATCCCCCGCGATGTTGGACAGGGAGGCATTGCCCACGCCCTCTGGCCCCATGAACTGGGTTTTCAGACCGGTGGCGCGCGCCTGGCGCAGCATCTGCCCCATTTCCGGGTAGTAGCCGCCGTAGTAAACGAAGTCGATATTCTCTTTTTGCAGACGGGCGATCAGCGCGGAGAAGTCTTTCTCACCGGCGGTAATGCCGTCGAAGAAGACGATGTTTGCCCCGCCTTTTTTCAGGCCGTCCTGTACGGAACGCGCCAGGCCTTCGCCGTACTGCTGCTTATCGTGAATGATGGCGATACGCTGCGGCTTAACGGTTTCGAGGATGTATTTGGCGGCGGTTGGCCCCTGAGAGGAGTCCAGACCGGCGGTACGCATGATGTGCTGGTAGCCGCGCTGGGTCAGTTCCGGGTTGGTGGCGCCCGGGGTGATCATCAGAATGCCTTCGTCTTCGTAGATATCAGACGCAGGCTGCGTGGAAGAGGAACACAGGTGCCCTATGACGTACTGGATACCGTCGTTAACAATTTTGTTGGCGACCGCGACGGCCTGTTTTGGATCGCAGGCGTCGTCATACTCCACGCCCACCAGCTTGTCGCCTTTGATCCCGCCTTTGGCGTTGATATCTTTGATGGCCTGACGCGCGCCGTTGAACTCCATGTCACCCCACTGGGCAACAGGGCCGGACATCGCCCCCACTACCGCAACTTTAATGTCGTCTGCCATAGCGGCATGCGAGATCGACAGTGCGACCATCCCCGCGATTAATGTCTTCGCGTTCCTTTTCATCTCTGAATCCCCATTCGTGATGTCGTGTTTATATTTTGTTTTATTATGGTTAAAAAGCATTCTGTACTTTTAATGAACAACGCTATTTTTACCAGTGCCTTTAATGATTTAGCGCAGTTTTTTGTCAAAAACCAGACTAAAATCTCTATTTTTCAGGCGATTAAGCAA
It encodes:
- the livH gene encoding high-affinity branched-chain amino acid ABC transporter permease LivH codes for the protein MSEQFLYFLQQMFNGVTLGSTYALIAIGYTMVYGIIGMINFAHGEVYMIGSYVSFMIIAALMMMGIDSSWLLVAAGFVGAIVIASAYGWSIERVAYRPVRSSKRLIALISAIGMSIFLQNYVSLTEGSRDVALPSLFNGQWIVGASENFSASVTTMQLVIWVVTFIAMLALTLFIRYSRMGRACRACAEDLKMASLLGINTDRVIALTFVIGAAMAAVAGVLLGQFYGVINPYIGFMAGMKAFTAAVLGGIGSIPGAMIGGLILGVAESLSSAYLSTEYKDVVSFALLILVLLVMPTGILGRPEVEKV
- the livK gene encoding high-affinity branched-chain amino acid ABC transporter substrate-binding protein LivK, with the translated sequence MKRNAKTLIAGMVALSISHAAMADDIKVAVVGAMSGPVAQWGDMEFNGARQAIKDINAKGGIKGDKLVGVEYDDACDPKQAVAVANKIVNDGIQYVIGHLCSSSTQPASDIYEDEGILMITPGATNPELTQRGYQHIMRTAGLDSSQGPTAAKYILETVKPQRIAIIHDKQQYGEGLARSVQDGLKKGGANIVFFDGITAGEKDFSALIARLQKENIDFVYYGGYYPEMGQMLRQARATGLKTQFMGPEGVGNASLSNIAGDSAEGMLVTMPKRYDQDPANKTIVDALKAQKKDPSGPYVWITYAAVQSLATALDRTGSKEPLDLVKDLKAHGANTVIGPLNWDEKGDLKGFEFGVFKWHADGSSSVAR